In Ruania alkalisoli, the DNA window CCCTGTCCCTGCGGGGTCTGGACAATGCCTCCTACTACCGCCTCGTCGACGAGGACAAGGCGCACTATTTCGACACCACCGGTACCGGGAACTCGCTGTTGATGCGTTCCCCGCACGTGCTGCAGCTCATCATGGACTCGCTGCGCTACTGGATCACCGAGATGCACGTGGATGGCTTCCGATTCGACCTCGCGGCCACACTGGCCCGACAGTTCCATGAGGTCGACCGGCTCTCATCCTTCTTCGACATCATCCAGCAGGATCCGGTGATCTCGCAGGTCAAACTCATTGCCGAACCGTGGGACCTGGGATCAGGTGGATATCAGGTGGGCGGGTTCCCCCCACTGTGGACCGAGTGGAACGGTCAATACCGGGACACCGTCCGCGACTTCTGGCGTGGTGAGCCGTCCACCCTCGGCGAGTTCGCGAGCCGGTTGACGGGATCCTCGGATCTGTACGAGCACACCGGCCGTACCCCGATCGCCTCCATCAACTTCGTCACGGCGCACGACGGCTTCACTCTCCGTGACCTGGTCTCCTACAACGACAAGCACAACGAGGCCAACGGCGAGGACGGGCGGGACGGTGAGAGCCACAACCGGTCCTGGAACTGCGGGGTCGAGGGGCCCACGGACGATCCGGCGATCGAACGTCTGCGCTCGCGGCAGCAGCGCAACTTCCTCACCACGCTGCTGCTCTCCCAGGGGGTGCCGATGATCTCCCACGGAGACGAGCTCAGCCGGTCCCAGGAGGGCAACAACAACACCTACGCTCAGGACAACCCCCTCAGCTGGGTGGACTGGAATCTGGACGCGCAGGCCCAGTCCCTCCTGGAGTTCACCCGCACGGTGATCGCCTTCCGGCGAGATCATCCGGTCCTGCGCCGTCGCCGGTTCTTCAACGGCTCCACCTCCGCGCCCGGCGGCCTGCCCGAGCTGCCCGACATCGCCTGGTTCGAGCCCAGCGGTGCGCTCATGGACGCCGAGTCCTGGAACACCGCCTACGCCCGGTCACTGGCCATCTTCCTGAACGGGCAGGCGATCGAGGAACCGGACTCCCGGGGCCGTCCCATCGAGGACGACTCGTTGATGGTGCTGATCAACGCCAGCGCCGACGATCTCGACTTCACCTTGCCCGATGCCTCCTACGGCGAGCCGTGGAGCCCCGTGCTCACCACCGACACCGACCAGGACCTGGACGCCGAGCTGCCTGCGGAGGCGACTGTGACCGTGACTGGTCGCAGCATCGTGGTCTTCGCTCGCCCGGCGCCGGAAGAGCCGGAGAGCACATGAGGTCCCACACCCCGGTCTCGACGTACCGCCTCCAGCTCGGCACCGACCTGACCTTCGACCACGTCGCGGCCCTGACCGGACCGCTCGCCGAACGGGGTGTCACCGACCTGTACCTCTCCCCCATCCTCGCCGCCTCACCGGGGTCGACCCATG includes these proteins:
- the glgX gene encoding glycogen debranching protein GlgX → MQTWPGHSYPLGATFNGTGTNFALYSSIADRVELCLIDDDGAEERIEVTEVDAFVWHAYVPGIRPGQRYGYRLHGPHDPSSGHRCNPAKLLLDPYAKAIDGQIDGHEALYSYYFDDPSGPVNTMDSAGHTMTSVVTNPFFDWGHDHPPETEYHESVIYEAHVRGMTMQHPEVPEDIRGTYAGMAHPAVVGHLVELGVTALELMPVHQFIQDPHLMEKGLTNYWGYNTIGFFAPHNGYSAWGSRGEQVLEFKSLVKAMHAAGIEVILDVVYNHTAEGNHLGPTLSLRGLDNASYYRLVDEDKAHYFDTTGTGNSLLMRSPHVLQLIMDSLRYWITEMHVDGFRFDLAATLARQFHEVDRLSSFFDIIQQDPVISQVKLIAEPWDLGSGGYQVGGFPPLWTEWNGQYRDTVRDFWRGEPSTLGEFASRLTGSSDLYEHTGRTPIASINFVTAHDGFTLRDLVSYNDKHNEANGEDGRDGESHNRSWNCGVEGPTDDPAIERLRSRQQRNFLTTLLLSQGVPMISHGDELSRSQEGNNNTYAQDNPLSWVDWNLDAQAQSLLEFTRTVIAFRRDHPVLRRRRFFNGSTSAPGGLPELPDIAWFEPSGALMDAESWNTAYARSLAIFLNGQAIEEPDSRGRPIEDDSLMVLINASADDLDFTLPDASYGEPWSPVLTTDTDQDLDAELPAEATVTVTGRSIVVFARPAPEEPEST